From Sulfuracidifex tepidarius, one genomic window encodes:
- a CDS encoding DNA-directed RNA polymerase subunit F — protein sequence MSSHILEEHFIPYSVAKKLLSQALENMQEPSNLLQRTVSYLSHVEKCEAEEAEALVNELSEVVSREDLRAMIASICPLSTDEVRSILSIDSSKTYTTEQVEKIIELVKKHLKS from the coding sequence TTGTCTTCTCACATATTAGAGGAGCACTTTATTCCATATTCTGTAGCTAAAAAGTTGCTTTCTCAAGCACTGGAAAATATGCAGGAACCTTCTAACCTTCTTCAAAGAACTGTTAGTTATCTTTCTCATGTTGAAAAATGTGAAGCAGAAGAAGCGGAGGCCTTGGTTAATGAACTTAGTGAAGTCGTTAGTAGGGAAGATTTGAGGGCTATGATAGCAAGTATATGTCCGCTGTCAACGGACGAAGTACGAAGCATTTTATCTATCGATAGTTCAAAGACTTACACCACGGAACAAGTGGAGAAAATCATAGAGTTAGTTAAGAAGCATTTGAAGAGTTGA
- a CDS encoding 16S ribosomal RNA methyltransferase A produces the protein MKDSQVFLSSEYFMRKFTSYISNARPLLEVGCGDGRISRLINPDICLEIDERFIQDLKNNNLVIADARDVPVRRGEIVASLPYYISRDFLLEISSLEFQRAVMILQKDFADKLINYTNSISLISNYYFVIEEKEVIPPNAFTPAPRVYSVITVFTRVRKNDDEVTRILNCVGRFRNKTLRKASSLCNKTSTSELHVREFKPWQVEELLNLIR, from the coding sequence ATAAAGGATTCGCAAGTATTTCTCTCTTCAGAGTATTTCATGAGAAAATTCACTTCTTATATTTCTAACGCGCGCCCATTGTTGGAAGTCGGGTGCGGTGATGGAAGGATCTCAAGGCTGATTAATCCAGACATCTGCCTGGAGATAGATGAGAGGTTTATACAAGATCTGAAGAACAACAACCTTGTTATTGCAGATGCTAGGGACGTTCCTGTTAGAAGGGGAGAAATAGTGGCTTCGCTTCCTTACTATATAAGCAGAGACTTTCTCCTTGAGATCTCATCTTTGGAGTTCCAGAGGGCTGTGATGATACTTCAGAAGGACTTTGCAGACAAGTTGATCAACTACACGAATAGCATTTCACTAATTTCTAACTACTACTTTGTCATAGAAGAAAAGGAGGTAATTCCTCCCAATGCCTTCACGCCCGCACCGAGGGTGTACTCAGTAATCACAGTGTTCACCAGGGTAAGGAAGAATGACGATGAAGTCACTAGGATCTTGAATTGCGTTGGTAGGTTCAGGAATAAAACATTAAGGAAAGCATCATCTTTATGCAATAAAACGTCAACTTCAGAACTTCACGTAAGGGAATTTAAGCCATGGCAGGTAGAAGAATTATTGAATTTA
- a CDS encoding DUF655 domain-containing protein has product MQRRRYHKEGPKDVIVYVLDYMREGNPLDKHKFHSNKPIIQAVGRDFFTLSEILVQDISKEIQIEQMIDLREDNGVLFDLNISYDDLTTVARDSLKRVLPTILTDKEQEIVTFFNNAGPLTLRLHSLELIPSIGKKTLRTFLEERKRKPFESYKDIEDRTGIKDVKGLLVERIIKEMQGEEKYYLFVYPFAIPSDENKRNPEQQVKYVGYIEKRVR; this is encoded by the coding sequence TTGCAGAGAAGAAGGTATCACAAGGAGGGTCCTAAGGACGTTATAGTATATGTGTTAGACTACATGAGAGAAGGAAATCCTCTTGATAAACATAAATTTCACTCAAATAAGCCTATAATACAAGCAGTAGGAAGGGACTTCTTTACGCTTTCTGAAATCCTAGTTCAGGATATTAGCAAGGAAATTCAGATAGAGCAGATGATAGATTTGAGGGAAGACAACGGAGTTCTATTCGACCTAAATATAAGTTATGACGACTTAACTACAGTAGCTAGGGACTCGTTGAAGAGAGTGTTGCCCACCATACTAACTGACAAGGAACAGGAAATAGTCACGTTCTTCAATAACGCGGGGCCTTTAACATTGAGGTTACATTCACTTGAATTGATACCCTCTATAGGTAAGAAAACGTTAAGGACTTTCCTAGAGGAACGAAAGAGAAAACCGTTTGAGAGCTATAAAGACATAGAAGATAGAACCGGGATCAAAGACGTCAAAGGGTTGCTAGTTGAGAGGATAATAAAAGAAATGCAGGGTGAAGAGAAATACTATTTATTCGTATATCCGTTTGCGATTCCTTCAGATGAGAATAAAAGGAACCCAGAGCAACAAGTGAAATACGTGGGATATATTGAAAAGAGAGTAAGGTAA
- a CDS encoding LSM domain-containing protein — protein MAETAHKVLAESLNNVVLVKLKGDKKVRGTLKSYDQHMNLVLSDSEEIQPDGSGRKLGTMVIRGDNVILISPLQ, from the coding sequence TTGGCAGAAACAGCTCATAAGGTATTGGCAGAATCCTTGAACAATGTAGTACTGGTAAAACTGAAGGGCGATAAGAAGGTAAGGGGAACACTGAAAAGCTATGATCAGCACATGAATTTAGTTCTATCTGATTCAGAGGAGATACAGCCTGATGGTAGCGGAAGGAAACTGGGCACTATGGTAATAAGAGGAGATAACGTTATTCTCATATCACCTTTACAGTGA
- a CDS encoding 50S ribosomal protein L37e has translation MKGTPSFGKMNRGASHIRCRRCGRNSYNPQKHYCSACGFGKSKRIRRYSWQNKKVNGIRLV, from the coding sequence ATGAAAGGTACTCCATCTTTCGGTAAAATGAATAGAGGAGCTTCACATATAAGATGCAGACGATGTGGAAGGAATTCGTATAACCCGCAAAAACATTACTGTTCAGCATGTGGTTTCGGAAAGAGCAAAAGAATAAGACGCTATAGTTGGCAGAACAAGAAGGTAAACGGCATAAGGTTAGTATAA
- a CDS encoding 50S ribosomal protein L21e encodes MVKHSKGYRTRTRKLLKKNIKEKGSIPPLSKIMKKYTEGEYVSIKINPSFHYGMPHRRYHGKVGVIAGKRGRAYEVKVNLGDKEKLIIVRPEHLETFKGVMKN; translated from the coding sequence ATGGTTAAGCACTCTAAGGGTTACAGGACTAGGACTAGGAAGCTCCTAAAGAAGAATATAAAGGAAAAGGGATCTATACCACCTCTCAGCAAAATAATGAAGAAATATACCGAGGGTGAATATGTTTCTATAAAGATAAATCCCTCTTTCCACTACGGTATGCCCCATCGTAGATATCATGGGAAAGTAGGGGTAATAGCTGGCAAACGTGGTAGGGCATATGAAGTGAAAGTGAATCTAGGTGACAAAGAGAAACTAATAATTGTGAGACCCGAACACCTCGAAACTTTCAAGGGAGTTATGAAGAATTGA
- a CDS encoding methyltransferase domain-containing protein, translating into MMSWHWLIEWQTPYEFHGHEIKRVIAEEKTQYQSVMLVEFTRFGKGLIIDGKVQSTIYDEHVYHESLVHPIGISLDPSPKSVLILGGGEGATLREALKYNSVEKAVMVDLDEKVIEFAKNELKEWHMGSFDDNRTELIIGDGLDYIKKTNQKFDLVILDLTDPLKGSTSYKLYTKEFYEDLKKVMNKRGGIVTQATSPSFSLEVYSAIYTTLKQVFSKVSASYTYIASFDGLWGFVYASDDADPSSLSKAEIENRIKSRINSPLRWYDSDTHISLFSLPKNIRKSVAENTRISTEADPIYVPA; encoded by the coding sequence ATAATGAGTTGGCATTGGCTTATAGAATGGCAGACCCCTTACGAGTTTCATGGTCATGAGATAAAGAGAGTCATAGCAGAGGAAAAGACGCAATATCAATCTGTCATGCTTGTAGAATTCACTAGGTTCGGCAAAGGTCTGATAATAGACGGTAAAGTGCAATCCACCATATATGATGAGCACGTTTACCATGAAAGCCTAGTTCATCCAATAGGCATCTCTTTGGATCCATCTCCAAAATCTGTTCTGATACTGGGAGGTGGAGAAGGAGCTACTCTTAGGGAAGCATTAAAGTATAACAGCGTAGAAAAAGCGGTCATGGTAGACTTAGACGAGAAAGTTATAGAATTCGCAAAGAACGAACTGAAAGAGTGGCACATGGGCTCATTTGATGACAATCGTACGGAACTCATCATAGGAGATGGTTTAGATTACATTAAGAAGACAAACCAAAAATTCGATCTAGTAATTTTAGATCTAACCGATCCACTAAAAGGATCAACGTCTTATAAACTCTATACGAAAGAGTTCTATGAAGATTTAAAGAAAGTCATGAACAAGCGCGGAGGGATAGTAACTCAGGCTACCTCTCCTTCCTTTTCCTTAGAAGTGTACTCCGCTATTTACACTACGTTGAAACAAGTGTTTTCCAAAGTTTCTGCTTCATATACTTATATAGCATCTTTTGATGGGCTTTGGGGGTTCGTTTACGCTTCAGACGATGCTGATCCTTCATCCCTTTCTAAGGCTGAAATAGAGAACAGAATCAAGTCGAGGATAAACTCTCCATTGAGGTGGTACGACTCGGATACCCACATTTCGTTGTTCTCCCTTCCTAAAAATATAAGGAAGAGTGTGGCAGAAAATACCAGAATCTCCACGGAAGCCGATCCTATATATGTTCCTGCATAA